The DNA window GCTGTCCGGCGTACTGGCCAGCCAGGCAAGCAGCGTAGCGGAAGCCTACAAAGAGAAGTTCGCACTCGACCCGGTCGCCGAGCGCGAAGAGTGGTGCCGCATCACCGGCCGCCGCAAATAAGCGACACGGCGCGTTGTTCTATCATCCACCGGCCCTGCGCCGGTGGATTTTTTTTGTCCGGCGATCGGCCCGCGAACGACACAAAATTTTATCCACTTTTTCGCCGTTCAACGACGGATCGCCCTGACAATGCGCCTTCCAGGCAGGCTATCCCGGCCAAAACAGCGGGTGAATGCAGATAATATCCTGCACAAAGGCGAATATTTTGCCGCACACAAAATAAGCACTTTTCGTCAACTTATTGTAAAATATATATAATATTTTTATGAATCACCGCGTAGCGCATTTTTCGCCCTAATATCGGGCCAATTGGTTAAAGTTTGGCCTTTCATCTCGGCGCAAAAATGCGTAATATACGCGCCCTTGCGGACACAGTATGGTCACTCTTTGTCTATGCGCATTGGACACCACCAGCTTACTAATTGCCTGATTGCGGCCCCGATGGCCGGTATTACAGATCGCCCGTTCAGAACCCTCTGTCATGCAATGGGTGCTGGGATGGCTGTATCCGAAATGCTCTCCTCCAACCCGGAGGTGTGGCGGACGGATAAGTCGCGTCTGCGTATGGTGCATAGCGATGAACCAGGGATCCGCTCCGTGCAGATTGCCGGATGCGATCCTGATGATATGGCCGCCGCCGCGCGTATTAACGTGGCCAGCGGCGCGCAGATCATCGACATCAATATGGGATGCCCTGCCAAAAAAGTGAACCGGAAGCTTGCCGGGTCCGCCTTGTTGCAGTACCCGGATCTGGTAAAACGGATCCTCCACGCGGTGGTTGACGCGGTGGATGTGCCGGTAACGCTGAAGATTCGCACCGGCTGGGCACCAGAGCATCGTAACTGTGTAGAGATTGCCCAACTGGCCGAAGACTGTGGTATTCAGGCCCTGACGATTCACGGCCGAACCCGCGCCTGTCTGTTTAACGGCGACGCGGAATACGACAGCATTCGGGCAGTTAAGCAGAGTGTTTCCATTCCGATTATCGCGAATGGGGATATTACTGACCCGCATAAAGCCAGAGCAGTGCTCGACTACACCGGGGCCGACGCCCTGATGATAGGCCGCGCTGCTCAGGGGAGACCCTGGATCTTCCGGGAAATCCAGCATTATCTGGACACTGGGGAGTTGCTGCCGCCGCTGCCGCTTGGCGAGGTGAAGCGCTTGTTGATTGGGCACATTCGGGAATTGCACGGCTTCTATGGCCAAGGCAAGGGATTCCGGATTGCTCGTAAGCACGTGTCCTGGTATCTCCAGGAACACGCTCCGAATGACCAGTTTCGGCGCACATTCAACGCCATAGAGGATGCCAGCGAACAGCTGGAGGCGTTGGAGGCATATTTCGAAAATCTTAGCGTAAAAAAAGAGCTGACAGAACTATGTTCGAACAACGCGTAAATTCTGACGTACTGACCGTTTCTACCGTTAACTCACAAGATCAGGTGACTCAAAAGCCTCTGCGTGACTCGGTTAAACAAGCACTGAAGAACTATTTTGCTCAACTGAACGGTCAAGACGTAAATGACCTGTATGAGCTGGTACTGGCTGAAGTTGAACAGCCACTGTTGGACATGGTGATGCAATACACCCGTGGCAACCAGACCCGCGCAGCCCTGATGATGGGCATCAACCGCGGCACGCTGCGTAAGAAGCTGAAAAAATACGGCATGAACTGATACTAGTCAGTTAACGTGTTGAAAAGGCGCAACCTTGCAAGAGGCGGCGCCTTTTTCTTTGGGGCATTCCCGGTTTGCGAGCAATAAAAAAGGCCGCAGCGCGGCCCTTGGGGTAAAGCGGAGACCTTACTCGGTCACTTTGTTCTTGAGGCTTTCCGCCCCTTGCTTGGTCTTATCCCAAGCCTTCTCCGACCCCTGTTTGGTGGAGTGCCAGGCCTTTTGCGAGCCTTCGCTCACTTTACTGCCGACGCTATCGCTCTTGCCTTCGGCGGCGTGCTTGGCTTTCAGCTTCAGCTCTTCACCCTTGTCCTGAGACTGGTGCAGCTTTTCTTTGGCGGTATCCGCCCCTTTATGCGCTTCGGCAACGACCTCGTTGCTGGCGTGAGCGGCGGTGTCGGTCGCGGTCTCAGCGGCGAACACCGGGGAAGCGAGCAGCAGTGCAGACAAGGCAATGATTGATTTCTTCATAAGTCCCTCTTTTCTCAGATACGTGCCATTCGTCATGAAACATGATGGCATAAAATGCCCCTCGAACGATTTAAGAATAGGACTAAAACCAAAAAAATCGATATAAAATTTTATTTTTAATGTATTTCTTGTTCTTTTATGCCACTCACGCAGATCCCGGTCAAAGAGCACGAAAACGTTAAATTTTTCCTGTCACAAAACTATAATTTGTACGAATTATTAAC is part of the Serratia surfactantfaciens genome and encodes:
- the dusB gene encoding tRNA dihydrouridine synthase DusB; translation: MRIGHHQLTNCLIAAPMAGITDRPFRTLCHAMGAGMAVSEMLSSNPEVWRTDKSRLRMVHSDEPGIRSVQIAGCDPDDMAAAARINVASGAQIIDINMGCPAKKVNRKLAGSALLQYPDLVKRILHAVVDAVDVPVTLKIRTGWAPEHRNCVEIAQLAEDCGIQALTIHGRTRACLFNGDAEYDSIRAVKQSVSIPIIANGDITDPHKARAVLDYTGADALMIGRAAQGRPWIFREIQHYLDTGELLPPLPLGEVKRLLIGHIRELHGFYGQGKGFRIARKHVSWYLQEHAPNDQFRRTFNAIEDASEQLEALEAYFENLSVKKELTELCSNNA
- the fis gene encoding DNA-binding transcriptional regulator Fis is translated as MFEQRVNSDVLTVSTVNSQDQVTQKPLRDSVKQALKNYFAQLNGQDVNDLYELVLAEVEQPLLDMVMQYTRGNQTRAALMMGINRGTLRKKLKKYGMN